TGCCACTGGCCATTGCCCATGCCGCAGACGAACATGATCACGACCATGAGCACGGCAGCCTCGGTGCCCACGAACATGGCGTGGGCCGCCTCAACGCGGCACTCGACGGCCAGGCCCTGGAGCTGGAGCTGGACAGCCCGGCAATGAACCTGGTGGGCTTCGAACACCTCGCCACTAGCGCGGCGGACAAAGCCAAGGTCGCCGCCGTGCGCAAACAACTTGAAAACCCACTGGCCCTGTTCAACCTGCCAGAGGCCGCCGGTTGCGTGGTCAGCAGCCAGGAACTGAACAGCCCCCTGTTCGGCGACAAACCCGAGGCCGACCACGACGACGATGATGATGACCATGACGCCAAGGACGGCGCCCATGAGCATCACCACGACCACAGCGAAATCCACGCCCACTACCAGTTCACCTGCGCCACGCCGACCGCGCTGAGCAACCTGGACCTGAGCCAGGTCTTCAAGACCTTCCCCGCCACCCAGAAAATTCAGGTACAACTGATCGGCCCAAGCGGCCAGCAGGGTGTTGATGCGACGGCCCAGGCAGCCACCCTGAAGTTCTGAGATACCCAATGACTCAAGCCTTAATCGAACTGTCTGACCTGGGCTTCAACTGGCCTGGTCACCCACAGTTGCTGGACATCCCCACGTTCCGTCTGGAACGCGGGGAAACGCTATTTCTCAAAGGCCCCAGCGGGAGTGGCAAGACCACCTTGCTGGGTTTGCTCGGCGGGGTGCAAAAACCCAGCCGGGGCAGCATTCGCCTGCTCGACCAGGAGTTGACCGCACTGTCGGCCGGCGCCCGCGACCGTTTCCGGGTTGACCACACCGGCTATATCTTCCAGCAGTTCAACCTGCTGCCGTTTCTGTCGGTGCGCG
This region of Pseudomonas asgharzadehiana genomic DNA includes:
- a CDS encoding DUF2796 domain-containing protein, encoding MRRLLLALPFALLPLAIAHAADEHDHDHEHGSLGAHEHGVGRLNAALDGQALELELDSPAMNLVGFEHLATSAADKAKVAAVRKQLENPLALFNLPEAAGCVVSSQELNSPLFGDKPEADHDDDDDDHDAKDGAHEHHHDHSEIHAHYQFTCATPTALSNLDLSQVFKTFPATQKIQVQLIGPSGQQGVDATAQAATLKF